One genomic region from Coriobacteriia bacterium encodes:
- a CDS encoding tetratricopeptide repeat protein, which yields MSEFGSGGDEHPATGVAQDIHEHSRVRLKPVASWVGALVLLGLLVGAGVLGYVLHGVINSAQERRLAEASAVSSWRAKVVANPDDLPSRLGLADALLEAGDFSAALAEYDGVLSESPRDVAALYGRGSALLKLGRATDAESALWEVLDQDLGHVRAARELGEYYASKKQYRSLVKAVRPAVTLHPTEARLQYLMGMAYEEWGRPDWAAARYQLALDSVPDMPEALEGLRRTAGK from the coding sequence GTGTCGGAGTTCGGGTCAGGCGGCGACGAGCATCCGGCGACGGGTGTCGCACAGGATATCCACGAGCATTCGCGTGTGCGGCTCAAGCCGGTCGCGTCTTGGGTTGGCGCGCTGGTGCTGCTCGGACTGCTGGTGGGCGCAGGCGTGCTCGGCTACGTGCTTCACGGCGTCATCAACAGCGCTCAGGAACGTCGGCTCGCCGAAGCGAGTGCAGTGAGCTCTTGGCGAGCCAAGGTCGTCGCGAATCCGGATGACCTGCCTTCGCGGCTTGGCCTGGCCGATGCGCTCCTCGAGGCCGGGGACTTCTCGGCGGCACTCGCCGAGTACGACGGCGTGCTTTCCGAATCGCCGCGCGACGTCGCCGCGCTGTACGGGCGTGGCTCGGCGCTGCTCAAGCTTGGCCGCGCCACCGATGCTGAGTCGGCGCTCTGGGAAGTGCTCGACCAAGACCTCGGTCACGTGCGCGCGGCGCGTGAACTCGGCGAATACTACGCGTCGAAGAAGCAGTATCGATCGCTCGTGAAGGCGGTGCGTCCTGCGGTCACACTGCATCCGACCGAGGCTCGCCTGCAATACCTCATGGGCATGGCGTACGAAGAGTGGGGCAGACCTGACTGGGCTGCTGCGCGCTATCAGTTGGCGCTCGACTCGGTTCCCGACATGCCGGAGGCGCTCGAAGGCCTCAGGCGAACCGCCGGAAAGTAG